One window of Trifolium pratense cultivar HEN17-A07 linkage group LG5, ARS_RC_1.1, whole genome shotgun sequence genomic DNA carries:
- the LOC123885450 gene encoding superoxide dismutase [Cu-Zn] 2, with translation MEAAKGTVKAVALIIGDDNVRGSLQFVQYPNGNYTHVTGKITGLAPGLHGFHIHALGDTTNGCNSTGPHFNPLKKDHGASTDDERHAGDLGNIVAGPDGVALISIKDGQIPLNGVHSILGRAVVVHADPDDLGRGGHELSKTTGNAGARVACGIIGLRSSV, from the exons ATGGAAGCTGCAAAGGGAACAGTGAAAGCTGTGGCTCTCATCATCGGAGATGACAACGTTAGAGGTTCTCTTCAGTTTGTTCAATACCCCAAtg GGAATTATACACATGTAACCGGAAAGATAACTGGGTTGGCCCCAGGTCTTCATGGTTTTCATATTCATGCTCTTGGTGACACCACTAATGGCTGCAACTCCACTGGTCCTCACTTCAATCCACTCAAGAAGGATCATGGAGCATCTACTGACGATGAGCGACATGCCGGTGATTTGGGTAACATTGTTGCCGGACCTGATGGAGTTGCTTTGATTTCTATCAAAGATGGACAGATTCCACTAAATGGAGTTCATTCCATACTCGGGAGGGCTGTTGTTGTGCATGCTGATCCTGATGATCTTGGAAGGG GTGGACATGAACTCAGCAAGACTACTGGGAATGCAGGTGCAAGAGTAGCATGTG GTATCATTGGGCTCCGGTCATCTGTTTAG
- the LOC123885616 gene encoding eukaryotic translation initiation factor NCBP has protein sequence MDFTSGKNSSENNNNNNNNNAENAYQIVDSSSQFGSDSYNVKETEERQARELKAGLHPLKTKFVFWYTRRVPGIRNQSYEDNIKKIVEFSTVEGFWVCYCHLTRPSALPSPTDLHLFKEGIRPLWEDSANCNGGKWIIRFKKAVSGRFWEDLVLALVGDQLDYGDNICGAVLSIRFNEDIVSVWNRNASDNQAVMALRDSIKRHLKLPHSYVMEYKPHDASLRDNSSYRNTWLRG, from the exons ATGGATTTCACGTCAGGGAAGAATTCATCagagaacaacaacaacaacaacaacaataacgcTGAAAACGCTTACCAAATCGTTGATTCTTCTTCTCAATTTGGTTCTGATTCCTACAATGTCAAAGAAACCGAAGAGCGTCAAGCTCGTGAACTCAAAGCTGGTCTTCATCCTCTCAAG ACCAAGTTTGTATTTTGGTACACTCGTCGGGTTCCTGGAATTCGAAATCAATCATATGAGGACAACATTAAGAAGATTGTTGAATTCAGTACG GTTGAAGGATTTTGGGTCTGTTATTGCCATCTTACTCGTCCTTCTGCTTTGCCTAGTCCAACAGATCTGCACCTTTTCAAAGAAGGAATTCGTCCTTTATGGGAG GACTCTGCTAACTGCAATGGTGGAAAATGGATTATACGATTCAAAAAGGCTGTCTCAGGTCGTTTTTGGGAGGACCTG GTGCTTGCCTTGGTGGGTGACCAATTGGATTATGGTGATAACATATGTGGTGCGGTGCTAAGCATCCGATTCAACGAGGATATAGTGAGTGTCTGGAATCGCAATGCATCTGATAATCAG GCTGTTATGGCTTTGAGAGATTCAATTAAGCGTCACTTGAAGCTTCCTCACAGCTATGTTATGGAGTACAAGCCCCATGATGCTTCTCTGCGAGACAATTCATCTTACAGGAATACTTGGTTGAGAGGCTAG